A stretch of Plutella xylostella chromosome 10, ilPluXylo3.1, whole genome shotgun sequence DNA encodes these proteins:
- the LOC105394261 gene encoding paxillin isoform X2 — protein sequence MSRQYYTVNDDVYGSILKTHTNLKPKPQTDYEEVFEACQGLDALLADLQNSINPGHRVGSPIGRTSSPGFRTASPGGRTASPGGRTASPGGRTASPGGRTGSPGSLSSPTSTGYGSINGSRNIGSDYNKPGSPTYQNTSSLEKVIPVKYTGSSAYAGHNPSYNGAPGYGSTNGQGGYGRTGRGNLSELDTLLDDLSNARYANYADKSGYHDRTDGYGRTNGATSPAARPSVDALLDQLSTDLHNGSSTSPVPSSGSLPRPGTKTVTVTVQETVVEPAAPRQQATEHAAPPRHHTSSATKELDELMASLSDFKVSSSGEVVPAGTHVTRSQHAWQETYRSQPEPASLDRMLGSLRADMSRQGVQTPQKGCCNACEKPIVGQVITALGRTWHPEHFTCAHCTQELGTRNFFERDGRPYCEPDYHNLFSPRCAYCNGPILDKCVTALEKTWHTEHFFCAQCGQQFGEEGFHERDGKPYCRNDYFDMFAPKCGGCNKPIMENYISALNTQWHPDCFVCRECREPFHGGSFFEHEGQPYCEVHYHGKRGSLCAGCHKPIAGRCITAMFRKFHPEHFVCAFCLRQLNKGTFKEQNDKPYCHTCFEKLFG from the exons ACGCCCTGCTAGCAGACCTGCAGAACTCCATCAACCCTGGCCACAGAGTGGGCTCTCCCATCGGCCGGACATCGTCTCCGGGCTTCAGAACCGCGTCCCCTGGCGGCAGAACTGCTTCCCCTGGAGGGAGGACTGCATCTCCTGGGGGGAGAACTGCATCCCCTGGGGGGAGAACTGGCTCCCCTGGCAGCCTCAGCTCGCCTACGTCTACTGGCTACGGGTCTATTAATGGATCTAGGAATATCGGCTCGGATTATAATAAGCCGGGATCG CCGACATACCAGAACACATCATCGCTAGAAAAGGTCATCCCAGTGAAATACACCGGCAGCTCAGCGTACGCTGGTCACAACCCCTCCTACAATGGGGCACCAGGCTACGGGAGCACCAACGGCCAGGGTGGCTATGGAAGGACTGGACGAGGGAACCTGTCAGAGTTGGACACCCTTCTTGATGATCTGAGCAATGCGAGATATGCCAACTATGCGGACAAGAGCGGTTACCATGACAGGACTG ATGGGTACGGCAGGACAAACGGCGCGACGAGCCCGGCGGCGCGGCCCAGCGTGGACGCGCTGCTCGACCAGCTCAGCACCGACCTGCACAACGG GTCATCCACATCGCCGGTCCCCTCTTCCGGCAGCCTGCCCCGACCCGGCACTAAGACGGTCACCGTGACGGTCCAAGAGACGGTGGTGGAGCCGGCGGCGCCGCGCCAGCAGGCCACCGagcacgccgcgccgccgaGGCACCACACTTCTAGTGCCACCAAGGAGCTGGATGAACTCATGGCTTCGTTGTCGGACTTTAAG GTGAGCAGCTCCGGCGAGGTGGTCCCCGCCGGCACGCACGTCACTCGCTCGCAGCACGCCTGGCAGGAGACCTACCGCTCGCAGCCCGAGCCCGCCTCGCTCGACCGCATGCTCGGCTCGCTACGCGCCGACATGAGCCGCCAAGGAGTCCAGACGCCCCAGAAGGGATGCTGCAACGCTTGCGAGAAGCCGATCGTCGGACAG GTGATCACGGCGCTGGGCCGCACGTGGCACCCGGAGCACTTCACGTGCGCGCACTGCACGCAGGAGCTCGGCACGAGGAACTTCTTCGAGCGCGACGGCCGCCCGTACTGCGAGCCCGACTACCACAACCTGTTCTCGCCGCGCTGCGCCTACTGCAACGGACCCATCCTCGAC AAATGCGTGACGGCGCTCGAGAAGACGTGGCACACTGAGCACTTCTTCTGCGCTCAATGCGGTCAGCAGTTCGGTGAAGAAGGGTTCCACGAGAGGGATGGGAAGCCGTACTGCCGCAACGACTACTTCGACATGTTCGCGCCGAAGTGCGGCGGCTGCAACAAGCCCATCATGGAGAACTACATCTCGGCGCTCAACACGCAGTGGCACCCTGACTGCTTCGTTTGCAGG GAGTGCCGAGAGCCCTTCCACGGAGGCTCATTCTTCGAGCACGAGGGTCAACCCTACTGCGAAGTCCACTACCACGGCAAGCGAGGGTCCCTCTGCGCCGGCTGCCACAAGCCCATCGCCGGCCGGTGCATCACCGCCATGTTTAGGAAGTTCCACCCGGAACATTTTGTGTGCGCCTTCTGTCTTAGGCAACTGAATAAGGGCACGTTTAAAGAGCAGAATGACAAGCCGTATTGTCATACTTGTTTTGAGAAGCTGTTTGGTTAG
- the LOC105394292 gene encoding COP9 signalosome complex subunit 5, with translation MASTSADSQSTVAQKTWIMANNIDTVSSVDDIYRYDKKQQQDILAAKPWEKDPHFFKDIKISALALLKMVMHARSGGTLEVMGLLLGKVDANTMLVMDSFALPVEGTETRVNAQAQAYEYMTAYIEAAKQVGRHENAIGWYHSHPGYGCWLSGIDVSTQMLNQNFQEPFVAIVIDPVRTISAGKVCLGAFRTYPKGYKPANEEPSEYQTIPLNKIEDFGVHCKQYYSLEVSYFKSSMDRRLLDSLWNKYWVNTLSSSSLITNADYTTGQIFDLSDKLEQSEVSLGRGGFIVAGADPHEKRTEDKLGKATKDACKTTIEVIHGLMAQMIKDRLFNSVSGRPTTSTPMIE, from the exons ATGGCATCAACTAGTGCTGATTCACAGTCCACGGTAGCCCAGAAGACATGGATTATGGCAAATAACATAGACACCGTATCTAGTGTTGATGATATTTATCGTTAcgacaaaaaacaacaacaagaCATTCTTGCTGCTAAACCATGGGAAAAAGA TCCCCACTTTTTCAAGGATATCAAAATATCAGCGCTAGCTCTTTTGAAGATGGTCATGCACGCCAGGTCAGGTGGTACACTTGAAGTGATGGGGCTGCTGCTAG GTAAAGTGGATGCAAACACTATGCTGGTGATGGACTCATTTGCTCTGCCAGTAGAAGGAACAGAGACGCGAGTGAATGCCCAAGCACAAGCTTATGAATACATGACAGCCTACATTGAGGCTGCCAAACAG GTTGGCCGCCACGAGAATGCCATAGGTTGGTACCACAGCCACCCAGGCTACGGCTGCTGGCTGTCCGGCATTGACGTGTCCACTCAGATGCTGAACCAGAACTTCCAGGAACCTTTTGTGGCCATAGTCATCGACCCCGTCAGAACCATCTCTGCTGGGAAGGTCTGCCTTGGAGCATTTAGGACTTATCCTAAA GGATACAAACCAGCCAACGAAGAGCCCTCAGAATACCAGACTATCCCTCTGAACAAGATCGAGGACTTTGGAGTCCACTGCAAGCAGTATTACTCCCTAGAGGTCTCCTACTTCAAGTCTTCAATGGACCGGAGACTGCTCGACTCACTGTGGAACAAGTACTGGGTGAATACTCTGAGCAGCTCCAGTCTCATCACAAATGCTGACTACACTACTGGACAGATTTTTGATCTATCGGACAAGTTGGAGCAGAGTGAAGTGTCTCTTG GTCGCGGCGGCTTCATAGTAGCCGGCGCGGATCCGCACGAGAAGCGCACGGAGGACAAGCTGGGCAAGGCCACCAAGGACGCATGCAAGACCACCATCGAGGTCATCCACGGACTCATGGCGCAGATGATCAAGGACCGCCTGTTCAATAGTGTGAGCGGACGGCCTACTACCTCTACGCCTATGATTGAGTAG
- the LOC105394282 gene encoding X-box-binding protein 1, with product MSGPIIITVPNSYLAAEEEELQLGSPMPSRKRKLDHLSWEEKMQRKKLKNRVAAQTSRDRKKAKMDEMEHRIQHLEDVNERLVGEVESLKALNERLLGENTSLREAAARRVPEAQRPAASSPQQQEGPPGALRAARLLIAMCLLSQTSSPTSSLTSTSIPSINLQSPSSKKLIQAIRDRLQKAQPKGNLDSVLKELKWWGPQQSTWNPVEVQA from the exons ATGAGTGGTCCGATCATCATCACCGTTCCCAACAGCTACCTGGCTGCGGAGGAGGAGGAGCTGCAGCTAGGCTCCCCCATGCCGTCCCGGAAGCGGAAACTGGACCATCTGTCATGGGAGGAGAAGATGCAGAGGAA GAAGCTCAAGAACCGTGTGGCGGCGCAGACCTCGCGCGACCGCAAGAAGGCCAAGATGGACGAGATGGAGCACCGCATCCAACACCTTGAGGATGTGAACGAGCGCCTCGTCGGCGAGGTGGAGAGCCTCAAGGCTCTGAACGAGAGATTACTGGGAGAGAACACGTCGTTGCGAGAggcagcggcgcggcgcgtCCCGGAGGCCCAGCGACCAGCAGCGTCGAGCCCTCAGCAGCAGGAGGGGCCTCCGGGGGCGCTCCGCGCGGCCCGCCTACTCATAGCGATGTGTCTCCTCTCGCAGACATCCTCGCCCACCTCCAGTCTGACGAGTACCTCGATACCCTCAATCAACTTGCAGAGTCCCTCCTCCAAGAAATTGATTCAGGCAATCCGGGACCGCCTTcagaa GGCCCAGCCGAAGGGCAACCTGGACAGTGTGCTGAAGGAGCTGAAGTGGTGGGGCCCGCAGCAGAGCACCTGGAACCCCGTGGAGGTGCAGGCGTGA
- the LOC105394261 gene encoding paxillin isoform X3 yields the protein MDRTMYGKVLPGTYYPFRCAMKENGISPGYALLADLQNSINPGHRVGSPIGRTSSPGFRTASPGGRTASPGGRTASPGGRTASPGGRTGSPGSLSSPTSTGYGSINGSRNIGSDYNKPGSPTYQNTSSLEKVIPVKYTGSSAYAGHNPSYNGAPGYGSTNGQGGYGRTGRGNLSELDTLLDDLSNARYANYADKSGYHDRTDGYGRTNGATSPAARPSVDALLDQLSTDLHNGSSTSPVPSSGSLPRPGTKTVTVTVQETVVEPAAPRQQATEHAAPPRHHTSSATKELDELMASLSDFKVSSSGEVVPAGTHVTRSQHAWQETYRSQPEPASLDRMLGSLRADMSRQGVQTPQKGCCNACEKPIVGQVITALGRTWHPEHFTCAHCTQELGTRNFFERDGRPYCEPDYHNLFSPRCAYCNGPILDKCVTALEKTWHTEHFFCAQCGQQFGEEGFHERDGKPYCRNDYFDMFAPKCGGCNKPIMENYISALNTQWHPDCFVCRECREPFHGGSFFEHEGQPYCEVHYHGKRGSLCAGCHKPIAGRCITAMFRKFHPEHFVCAFCLRQLNKGTFKEQNDKPYCHTCFEKLFG from the exons ACGCCCTGCTAGCAGACCTGCAGAACTCCATCAACCCTGGCCACAGAGTGGGCTCTCCCATCGGCCGGACATCGTCTCCGGGCTTCAGAACCGCGTCCCCTGGCGGCAGAACTGCTTCCCCTGGAGGGAGGACTGCATCTCCTGGGGGGAGAACTGCATCCCCTGGGGGGAGAACTGGCTCCCCTGGCAGCCTCAGCTCGCCTACGTCTACTGGCTACGGGTCTATTAATGGATCTAGGAATATCGGCTCGGATTATAATAAGCCGGGATCG CCGACATACCAGAACACATCATCGCTAGAAAAGGTCATCCCAGTGAAATACACCGGCAGCTCAGCGTACGCTGGTCACAACCCCTCCTACAATGGGGCACCAGGCTACGGGAGCACCAACGGCCAGGGTGGCTATGGAAGGACTGGACGAGGGAACCTGTCAGAGTTGGACACCCTTCTTGATGATCTGAGCAATGCGAGATATGCCAACTATGCGGACAAGAGCGGTTACCATGACAGGACTG ATGGGTACGGCAGGACAAACGGCGCGACGAGCCCGGCGGCGCGGCCCAGCGTGGACGCGCTGCTCGACCAGCTCAGCACCGACCTGCACAACGG GTCATCCACATCGCCGGTCCCCTCTTCCGGCAGCCTGCCCCGACCCGGCACTAAGACGGTCACCGTGACGGTCCAAGAGACGGTGGTGGAGCCGGCGGCGCCGCGCCAGCAGGCCACCGagcacgccgcgccgccgaGGCACCACACTTCTAGTGCCACCAAGGAGCTGGATGAACTCATGGCTTCGTTGTCGGACTTTAAG GTGAGCAGCTCCGGCGAGGTGGTCCCCGCCGGCACGCACGTCACTCGCTCGCAGCACGCCTGGCAGGAGACCTACCGCTCGCAGCCCGAGCCCGCCTCGCTCGACCGCATGCTCGGCTCGCTACGCGCCGACATGAGCCGCCAAGGAGTCCAGACGCCCCAGAAGGGATGCTGCAACGCTTGCGAGAAGCCGATCGTCGGACAG GTGATCACGGCGCTGGGCCGCACGTGGCACCCGGAGCACTTCACGTGCGCGCACTGCACGCAGGAGCTCGGCACGAGGAACTTCTTCGAGCGCGACGGCCGCCCGTACTGCGAGCCCGACTACCACAACCTGTTCTCGCCGCGCTGCGCCTACTGCAACGGACCCATCCTCGAC AAATGCGTGACGGCGCTCGAGAAGACGTGGCACACTGAGCACTTCTTCTGCGCTCAATGCGGTCAGCAGTTCGGTGAAGAAGGGTTCCACGAGAGGGATGGGAAGCCGTACTGCCGCAACGACTACTTCGACATGTTCGCGCCGAAGTGCGGCGGCTGCAACAAGCCCATCATGGAGAACTACATCTCGGCGCTCAACACGCAGTGGCACCCTGACTGCTTCGTTTGCAGG GAGTGCCGAGAGCCCTTCCACGGAGGCTCATTCTTCGAGCACGAGGGTCAACCCTACTGCGAAGTCCACTACCACGGCAAGCGAGGGTCCCTCTGCGCCGGCTGCCACAAGCCCATCGCCGGCCGGTGCATCACCGCCATGTTTAGGAAGTTCCACCCGGAACATTTTGTGTGCGCCTTCTGTCTTAGGCAACTGAATAAGGGCACGTTTAAAGAGCAGAATGACAAGCCGTATTGTCATACTTGTTTTGAGAAGCTGTTTGGTTAG
- the LOC105394261 gene encoding paxillin isoform X5 has product MDDLDALLADLQNSINPGHRVGSPIGRTSSPGFRTASPGGRTASPGGRTASPGGRTASPGGRTGSPGSLSSPTSTGYGSINGSRNIGSDYNKPGSPTYQNTSSLEKVIPVKYTGSSAYAGHNPSYNGAPGYGSTNGQGGYGRTGRGNLSELDTLLDDLSNARYANYADKSGYHDRTDGYGRTNGATSPAARPSVDALLDQLSTDLHNGSSTSPVPSSGSLPRPGTKTVTVTVQETVVEPAAPRQQATEHAAPPRHHTSSATKELDELMASLSDFKVSSSGEVVPAGTHVTRSQHAWQETYRSQPEPASLDRMLGSLRADMSRQGVQTPQKGCCNACEKPIVGQVITALGRTWHPEHFTCAHCTQELGTRNFFERDGRPYCEPDYHNLFSPRCAYCNGPILDKCVTALEKTWHTEHFFCAQCGQQFGEEGFHERDGKPYCRNDYFDMFAPKCGGCNKPIMENYISALNTQWHPDCFVCRECREPFHGGSFFEHEGQPYCEVHYHGKRGSLCAGCHKPIAGRCITAMFRKFHPEHFVCAFCLRQLNKGTFKEQNDKPYCHTCFEKLFG; this is encoded by the exons ACGCCCTGCTAGCAGACCTGCAGAACTCCATCAACCCTGGCCACAGAGTGGGCTCTCCCATCGGCCGGACATCGTCTCCGGGCTTCAGAACCGCGTCCCCTGGCGGCAGAACTGCTTCCCCTGGAGGGAGGACTGCATCTCCTGGGGGGAGAACTGCATCCCCTGGGGGGAGAACTGGCTCCCCTGGCAGCCTCAGCTCGCCTACGTCTACTGGCTACGGGTCTATTAATGGATCTAGGAATATCGGCTCGGATTATAATAAGCCGGGATCG CCGACATACCAGAACACATCATCGCTAGAAAAGGTCATCCCAGTGAAATACACCGGCAGCTCAGCGTACGCTGGTCACAACCCCTCCTACAATGGGGCACCAGGCTACGGGAGCACCAACGGCCAGGGTGGCTATGGAAGGACTGGACGAGGGAACCTGTCAGAGTTGGACACCCTTCTTGATGATCTGAGCAATGCGAGATATGCCAACTATGCGGACAAGAGCGGTTACCATGACAGGACTG ATGGGTACGGCAGGACAAACGGCGCGACGAGCCCGGCGGCGCGGCCCAGCGTGGACGCGCTGCTCGACCAGCTCAGCACCGACCTGCACAACGG GTCATCCACATCGCCGGTCCCCTCTTCCGGCAGCCTGCCCCGACCCGGCACTAAGACGGTCACCGTGACGGTCCAAGAGACGGTGGTGGAGCCGGCGGCGCCGCGCCAGCAGGCCACCGagcacgccgcgccgccgaGGCACCACACTTCTAGTGCCACCAAGGAGCTGGATGAACTCATGGCTTCGTTGTCGGACTTTAAG GTGAGCAGCTCCGGCGAGGTGGTCCCCGCCGGCACGCACGTCACTCGCTCGCAGCACGCCTGGCAGGAGACCTACCGCTCGCAGCCCGAGCCCGCCTCGCTCGACCGCATGCTCGGCTCGCTACGCGCCGACATGAGCCGCCAAGGAGTCCAGACGCCCCAGAAGGGATGCTGCAACGCTTGCGAGAAGCCGATCGTCGGACAG GTGATCACGGCGCTGGGCCGCACGTGGCACCCGGAGCACTTCACGTGCGCGCACTGCACGCAGGAGCTCGGCACGAGGAACTTCTTCGAGCGCGACGGCCGCCCGTACTGCGAGCCCGACTACCACAACCTGTTCTCGCCGCGCTGCGCCTACTGCAACGGACCCATCCTCGAC AAATGCGTGACGGCGCTCGAGAAGACGTGGCACACTGAGCACTTCTTCTGCGCTCAATGCGGTCAGCAGTTCGGTGAAGAAGGGTTCCACGAGAGGGATGGGAAGCCGTACTGCCGCAACGACTACTTCGACATGTTCGCGCCGAAGTGCGGCGGCTGCAACAAGCCCATCATGGAGAACTACATCTCGGCGCTCAACACGCAGTGGCACCCTGACTGCTTCGTTTGCAGG GAGTGCCGAGAGCCCTTCCACGGAGGCTCATTCTTCGAGCACGAGGGTCAACCCTACTGCGAAGTCCACTACCACGGCAAGCGAGGGTCCCTCTGCGCCGGCTGCCACAAGCCCATCGCCGGCCGGTGCATCACCGCCATGTTTAGGAAGTTCCACCCGGAACATTTTGTGTGCGCCTTCTGTCTTAGGCAACTGAATAAGGGCACGTTTAAAGAGCAGAATGACAAGCCGTATTGTCATACTTGTTTTGAGAAGCTGTTTGGTTAG